A single region of the Psychrobacter alimentarius genome encodes:
- a CDS encoding efflux RND transporter periplasmic adaptor subunit, with product MSDLKEPNPKSSSDSELPPYRQSDANTHKSSAKMPLWLLPVLVGVLIVGVLLGKYWGGNDEEGMDGSTTSATEQNDGSNTGTASEEPAVLSVETVMPNQDDIGATLSADGTINAKDTANVSAKVNGVAIEQILVEEGDRVKVGQVLAIFDTEAMQQQVLQAEADVAEAQATLANASADAVRVLPLVDIDAISKQEADRYRTAEVKARAALQASKARLSNQQLTLKNANVVAPVSGVISEKMVEVGMVAGGEPLFTIIKGGVLEWRAEIDPKLVSDITIGTPVRVSLPGGDSVMGQVTRIAPTAADNRQITIYASLANNTKARAGMFQTGEFLLGSTSTQTIPNSAIVSNDGYDYVMLVTNITTQNGKTMGRIKQQRVTLGERLGDNVAITEPLPNDSQVVKQGGSFLNDGDLVRLIIATNPTNNQADTTNNPTGTATQARA from the coding sequence ATGAGCGATCTTAAAGAACCCAATCCCAAGTCATCATCTGATTCTGAACTACCACCATACCGTCAATCTGATGCCAATACTCACAAGTCTTCTGCAAAGATGCCACTGTGGCTATTACCCGTACTGGTAGGGGTGCTTATTGTTGGCGTTTTGCTTGGCAAGTACTGGGGCGGTAATGATGAAGAAGGAATGGATGGGTCAACAACCTCTGCTACTGAGCAAAATGACGGTTCCAATACCGGCACTGCTAGTGAGGAGCCAGCTGTACTATCGGTAGAAACAGTGATGCCCAATCAAGACGATATTGGCGCGACCTTAAGTGCTGATGGAACGATCAATGCCAAAGACACGGCGAATGTCAGTGCCAAAGTAAATGGCGTTGCCATTGAGCAAATATTGGTTGAAGAAGGTGATCGCGTCAAAGTGGGTCAAGTGTTGGCCATATTTGATACAGAGGCCATGCAGCAGCAGGTCTTGCAGGCAGAAGCTGATGTGGCAGAAGCACAAGCAACGCTTGCCAATGCTAGCGCTGATGCCGTCCGCGTTCTGCCACTGGTAGATATAGATGCGATCAGCAAACAAGAAGCGGATCGTTATCGTACGGCTGAGGTAAAAGCACGCGCTGCATTGCAGGCGTCAAAAGCGCGTCTGAGCAATCAGCAATTGACACTAAAAAATGCCAATGTGGTTGCGCCTGTCAGTGGCGTTATCAGTGAAAAAATGGTTGAAGTTGGTATGGTTGCTGGTGGTGAGCCATTATTTACGATTATCAAAGGCGGCGTTTTAGAATGGCGCGCAGAGATTGATCCTAAGCTGGTCAGCGACATTACTATCGGTACACCAGTACGTGTCAGTTTGCCAGGTGGTGATTCAGTCATGGGACAGGTAACGCGTATTGCTCCAACCGCCGCTGACAATCGTCAAATCACCATTTATGCCAGTTTGGCCAACAATACCAAAGCACGTGCAGGTATGTTCCAAACAGGAGAATTCCTATTGGGCAGTACCAGTACGCAAACCATACCGAACAGCGCCATCGTGAGTAATGATGGCTACGATTATGTGATGCTGGTGACCAACATAACAACGCAAAACGGTAAGACCATGGGTCGTATCAAGCAGCAGCGAGTAACGTTGGGCGAACGACTTGGAGACAATGTGGCGATCACAGAGCCATTGCCTAATGATAGCCAGGTTGTGAAGCAAGGCGGTAGTTTCTTAAACGATGGCGACTTGGTTCGTCTGATTATCGCTACGAACCCAACCAACAATCAAGCGGACACCACCAATAACCCAACTGGCACAGCCACGCAGGCGCGCGCATGA
- the recG gene encoding ATP-dependent DNA helicase RecG, which produces MSVSHSSIHSSDYTRSDLPVSALDLPVTALAGVGTKVAEQLAQLNIKRVFDLLLHLPRDYEDRSRSLSIAEVEHGQSALITGRVVHVDNKRSGMTVVIDDDTGTISLRFFKVYPGLAQTMSLGSRLQLFGEVKVSRYGKQMSHPEYQVMTDGIAVTNTGLQPIYPSVKGLHQNKLRTLIKLALQTVRSQGLPMTLLTAVDFSVVADLPLVPFEPTKPLAIESEYSEDIFSTLARSVPDHNVNNIYSAADDSNQNINPEAVKVANSNVYNLTIFEALVLLHTPPTYTDARQQYKLLAQLSARTHAACQRLIIEELAAHQLSLLYRRQQLHQHKAPKCATKSALADALFGALPFDLTGAQKRVMKDITADMALSIPMLRLVQGDVGAGKTLVAAGAAGYALDSGWQVAVMAPTEILAEQHLLNFKNWFEPLGINVGWLAGKQTAKQRREALEAVSDNTVQVVVGTHALFQEQVQFAKLGLVIIDEQHRFGVEQRMALTNKGVANSTPHQLIMTATPIPRTLAMSVYGDMDTSIIDELPPGRTPITTVTIDRNRRDDVIERIAINCEAGRQAYWVCSLVEESSVLDAQAAEATYEDLNERLDIRIGLVHGKMKSAEKQAIMQAFKAGSLDLLIATTVIEVGVDVPNASLMVIENAERLGLSQLHQLRGRVGRGSTKSYCVLLYQKPLSETGTERLNVLRDSTDGFVIAQKDLELRGPGELLGKRQTGNVGYYLADLIRDEQLFAIAQRLAKHLIVDPTRKADVSQLIHRWMPEASRYTNA; this is translated from the coding sequence ATGTCTGTTAGTCACTCGTCCATTCATTCATCAGACTATACTAGGTCTGATTTGCCTGTCTCAGCACTAGACTTGCCAGTGACTGCGCTGGCAGGCGTTGGAACAAAAGTCGCTGAACAGTTGGCACAATTGAATATCAAGCGCGTGTTTGATTTGCTACTGCATTTACCTCGGGATTACGAGGATCGAAGCCGCTCGCTGTCCATTGCTGAGGTTGAACATGGGCAATCCGCCTTGATTACGGGACGGGTCGTGCATGTCGATAATAAACGCAGCGGAATGACCGTTGTGATAGATGATGATACTGGCACGATCTCTTTGCGGTTTTTTAAAGTATATCCAGGTCTTGCACAAACGATGAGTTTGGGGTCGCGTCTACAGCTGTTTGGCGAAGTTAAAGTAAGCCGTTACGGTAAACAAATGAGCCATCCTGAGTATCAAGTCATGACGGATGGTATCGCTGTGACGAATACGGGTTTGCAGCCCATTTATCCAAGCGTCAAAGGCTTACATCAAAATAAGCTGCGTACATTGATTAAACTAGCTTTACAAACCGTTCGCAGTCAAGGTTTGCCGATGACGTTGTTAACGGCGGTAGATTTTTCAGTGGTCGCTGATTTGCCATTGGTGCCTTTTGAACCGACGAAGCCATTAGCAATAGAGTCTGAGTATTCAGAAGATATCTTTTCTACATTGGCACGTAGTGTGCCAGACCATAATGTCAATAATATCTATTCTGCGGCTGATGATAGCAACCAAAATATCAATCCTGAAGCGGTTAAAGTAGCCAATAGCAATGTCTATAATTTGACGATATTTGAAGCTTTAGTATTACTGCACACGCCGCCCACTTACACCGATGCTCGCCAACAATATAAGCTGTTGGCACAATTAAGTGCGCGCACGCATGCGGCTTGTCAGCGTTTGATCATTGAAGAGTTGGCGGCCCATCAGCTGAGCTTACTATACCGTCGTCAGCAGTTGCACCAACACAAAGCACCTAAGTGCGCGACCAAAAGCGCGCTTGCTGATGCGTTGTTTGGTGCATTGCCGTTTGATCTAACGGGTGCGCAAAAAAGAGTCATGAAAGACATCACTGCCGATATGGCACTCTCAATTCCCATGCTTAGATTGGTACAAGGTGATGTGGGTGCTGGTAAGACGTTGGTTGCCGCAGGGGCAGCAGGGTATGCACTTGATAGTGGCTGGCAAGTGGCGGTGATGGCACCGACAGAAATCTTGGCAGAGCAGCATCTGCTCAACTTTAAAAACTGGTTTGAGCCATTGGGCATTAATGTGGGCTGGCTTGCTGGTAAACAAACGGCGAAGCAGCGCCGTGAAGCATTAGAAGCGGTGAGCGACAACACAGTACAGGTGGTGGTTGGCACGCATGCGCTGTTTCAAGAACAAGTACAGTTTGCCAAATTGGGACTGGTCATTATTGATGAGCAACATAGATTTGGTGTCGAGCAGCGTATGGCACTGACCAATAAGGGCGTTGCCAACAGTACACCGCATCAGTTGATCATGACGGCAACACCCATTCCACGTACGCTGGCGATGAGTGTTTATGGTGATATGGATACCTCAATCATTGATGAGTTACCACCTGGACGAACCCCAATTACGACGGTCACCATTGATCGCAATCGCCGTGACGATGTGATTGAGCGTATTGCCATTAACTGCGAAGCAGGTAGGCAGGCGTATTGGGTTTGCTCGCTAGTAGAAGAGTCTAGTGTGCTGGACGCGCAAGCGGCTGAAGCGACCTATGAGGATTTAAATGAGCGCTTAGATATTCGAATTGGACTGGTGCATGGCAAGATGAAGTCCGCTGAAAAACAAGCCATCATGCAAGCGTTTAAAGCGGGCAGCCTAGATTTATTGATTGCCACCACGGTTATCGAAGTTGGGGTTGATGTGCCCAATGCGTCACTCATGGTCATCGAAAATGCCGAGCGTTTGGGATTGTCGCAATTGCACCAGTTGCGCGGTCGAGTGGGGCGTGGTTCGACCAAGAGCTATTGTGTGTTGCTATATCAAAAGCCCTTGTCTGAGACGGGAACGGAGCGCTTAAATGTCCTGCGTGACAGCACAGATGGCTTTGTCATTGCGCAAAAAGACTTAGAACTGCGTGGACCGGGTGAGCTTTTGGGTAAACGTCAAACAGGCAATGTCGGTTATTATTTGGCTGACCTGATTCGTGATGAGCAATTATTTGCCATTGCTCAGCGTCTGGCCAAGCATTTGATTGTAGACCCTACACGCAAAGCAGATGTCAGCCAACTTATTCATCGCTGGATGCCAGAGGCCAGTCGTTATACCAATGCCTGA
- a CDS encoding patatin-like phospholipase family protein, whose translation MFAPIYRHYQRHAALIRLSILAMLVLPVSACSTLDPATTNSASLIKAAEAPRVALVLGGGGAKGFAHVGVIKALEEQGITPTLIVGTSVGSLVGSLYASGYTPAQLERLAITTTDSELTDFVLSNQGFVEGIKLKNFINTKVGGQTIENFPIRFAAVAAEKHTLKKAVFTTGDAGLAVQASCSVPNIFIAPRIPETVGKKYIDGGVVSLVPVDSAHDLGADIIIAVDVTAVETQKQTSGTNKLPTLNSLSSVWGFMENSIAAQPSNTHLLSMRHERDRADVVITPQVSHISSIDTSQRRALITAGMQATAPHIPAIKQLIKQKSASKYATL comes from the coding sequence ATGTTTGCTCCCATCTATCGTCACTACCAGCGTCATGCAGCGCTAATACGTCTGAGTATACTGGCAATGTTGGTATTACCTGTGAGTGCTTGCAGCACACTAGATCCTGCAACGACTAATTCTGCGTCTTTAATAAAGGCCGCAGAGGCACCAAGGGTGGCTTTGGTATTGGGCGGCGGCGGTGCGAAAGGCTTTGCGCATGTTGGCGTCATCAAAGCATTAGAAGAGCAAGGCATTACACCGACCCTCATCGTCGGTACCAGCGTCGGCAGTTTGGTCGGTAGCTTATATGCCAGCGGCTACACACCAGCCCAGCTTGAACGCTTGGCAATAACCACGACTGATAGCGAATTGACTGATTTTGTCTTATCAAACCAAGGTTTTGTCGAAGGTATCAAACTCAAAAACTTTATCAATACCAAGGTGGGCGGGCAAACCATCGAAAATTTCCCAATCCGTTTTGCTGCTGTTGCTGCCGAAAAGCACACCTTAAAAAAAGCGGTATTTACCACGGGGGACGCAGGTCTCGCTGTACAAGCGTCCTGTAGCGTACCCAATATTTTTATTGCCCCTCGCATTCCTGAAACTGTCGGCAAAAAATACATCGATGGCGGTGTCGTGAGCCTAGTGCCAGTGGATAGTGCGCATGATCTGGGTGCTGATATTATTATTGCGGTTGACGTGACAGCTGTTGAAACGCAAAAACAGACTTCTGGTACCAACAAACTGCCTACTCTAAATTCTCTCAGCAGCGTTTGGGGGTTTATGGAGAATAGTATCGCCGCACAGCCGAGTAATACTCACCTCTTATCTATGCGTCATGAGCGTGATCGTGCGGATGTTGTCATCACTCCTCAGGTTTCTCACATAAGCTCAATTGATACCAGCCAACGTCGTGCACTGATCACAGCCGGCATGCAAGCAACTGCACCACACATTCCCGCCATTAAACAGCTCATCAAACAAAAATCAGCAAGCAAATATGCGACTCTCTGA